From a region of the Paenibacillus sp. FSL R10-2734 genome:
- the yaaA gene encoding S4 domain-containing protein YaaA, which yields MKKILIHSGYIKLDQFLKLSDCVSTGGMAKALLQEGHVLVNGEVEERRGRKLYPGDQIEVQDNGTFQVEGGGVKEE from the coding sequence ATGAAAAAAATACTTATCCACAGTGGATATATTAAGCTGGATCAATTCCTGAAACTTTCGGATTGTGTATCCACAGGTGGGATGGCTAAAGCTTTACTGCAAGAAGGACATGTACTGGTTAACGGAGAAGTAGAGGAACGGCGTGGAAGAAAACTTTATCCGGGTGATCAAATTGAAGTGCAGGATAACGGCACATTTCAGGTTGAAGGCGGAGGAGTTAAAGAGGAGTAG
- the gyrB gene encoding DNA topoisomerase (ATP-hydrolyzing) subunit B yields MSMNQPTYDESQIQVLEGLEAVRKRPGMYIGSTSSKGLHHLVWEVVDNSIDEALAGYCDRIQVIIHEDNAITVIDNGRGIPVGENEKLKKSTLEVVMTVLHAGGKFGGGGYKVSGGLHGVGISVVNALSEKVVVNVKRDGHIYQQEYRRGAPQYEIKVVGDTDETGTTTTFHPDPEIFTETTVFEYATLLTRIRELAFLNKGIELSLHDERTDVTNVFKYEGGIVEYVKYLNEKKEALHEEPIYVEGSRDMIQVEVALQYNDSYTENIYSFANNINTHEGGTHESGFKSALTRIINDYARKAGVLKDGNSNLTGDDVREGLTAIISVKIPEPQFEGQTKTKLGNSEVRGIVESLFGEKLQEFLEENPAVSRRVLEKSLSASRAREAARKARELTRRKSALEVSALPGKLADCSSKDASISELYIVEGDSAGGSAKQGRDRHFQAILPLRGKILNVEKARLDRILSNAEIRAIITALGTGISDDFDLSKARYHKVVIMTDADVDGAHIRTLLLTFFYRYMRKLVDAGYIYIAQPPLFKIERNKVIRYAGSEKERDEIIASFGENVKVNVQRYKGLGEMNATQLWDTTMDPEARMMLQVTIEDAMLADSIFDTLMGDNVEPRRDFIHEHAKNVRYLDV; encoded by the coding sequence ATGTCAATGAATCAACCGACATATGATGAGAGCCAGATTCAGGTACTGGAAGGGCTAGAAGCGGTCCGGAAACGTCCGGGCATGTATATTGGTTCCACTAGTTCTAAAGGTCTCCATCACTTGGTGTGGGAGGTCGTGGATAATAGTATCGATGAAGCCCTAGCAGGTTATTGTGACCGGATTCAAGTGATCATTCATGAGGATAACGCGATTACTGTTATCGATAATGGACGTGGCATACCTGTAGGTGAAAATGAAAAACTTAAAAAATCGACGCTTGAAGTTGTAATGACAGTACTGCATGCAGGCGGTAAATTCGGCGGCGGCGGATATAAAGTATCAGGCGGCTTACACGGTGTGGGTATCTCCGTAGTAAATGCCTTGTCTGAGAAGGTTGTTGTTAATGTTAAGCGTGATGGGCATATTTATCAGCAGGAATACAGACGTGGTGCACCACAGTATGAGATCAAAGTGGTTGGAGATACGGACGAGACAGGTACGACTACAACTTTTCATCCGGACCCTGAAATCTTTACTGAAACCACGGTCTTTGAATATGCGACACTGCTTACTCGTATTCGGGAGCTAGCTTTTCTTAACAAAGGAATTGAGCTTTCACTGCATGATGAGCGGACCGATGTCACCAATGTGTTCAAATACGAGGGTGGTATCGTTGAATATGTGAAATATTTGAATGAGAAAAAAGAAGCGCTGCACGAGGAACCAATCTACGTGGAAGGCTCACGAGATATGATCCAGGTTGAAGTGGCTCTCCAATATAATGATTCGTATACAGAGAACATTTACTCTTTTGCGAATAATATTAATACCCATGAGGGCGGAACACATGAATCCGGCTTCAAAAGCGCTTTAACACGTATCATCAACGACTATGCTCGTAAAGCGGGTGTACTGAAGGATGGTAATTCAAATCTGACTGGAGACGACGTTCGTGAAGGACTGACAGCGATTATTTCTGTCAAAATTCCAGAGCCACAGTTCGAAGGTCAAACGAAGACCAAACTCGGGAATAGTGAAGTACGCGGTATTGTAGAATCACTGTTCGGAGAGAAATTGCAGGAATTCCTAGAAGAGAATCCAGCAGTATCACGCCGTGTCCTTGAAAAGTCACTTTCGGCTTCTCGTGCACGTGAAGCTGCTCGTAAGGCTCGTGAGTTAACCCGTCGTAAGAGTGCGCTTGAAGTCAGTGCATTACCTGGTAAACTTGCGGACTGTTCATCCAAGGATGCGTCCATCAGCGAACTGTATATCGTCGAAGGTGACTCTGCGGGTGGATCGGCCAAACAAGGCCGGGATCGTCATTTCCAAGCGATTCTACCGCTGCGTGGTAAGATCCTAAACGTAGAGAAAGCTCGCTTAGACCGTATTCTATCCAACGCGGAGATCCGGGCAATCATTACTGCTCTTGGTACAGGGATCAGCGATGACTTTGATCTATCGAAGGCTCGTTACCATAAAGTCGTTATTATGACGGATGCCGACGTCGATGGAGCTCATATTAGAACTCTGTTGTTAACATTCTTCTACCGTTACATGCGGAAGCTAGTAGATGCAGGTTATATCTATATTGCCCAGCCGCCACTGTTCAAGATAGAACGCAACAAGGTGATCCGTTATGCAGGCAGCGAGAAGGAACGTGATGAGATTATCGCTTCTTTTGGAGAGAATGTTAAGGTCAATGTCCAGCGCTACAAAGGTTTGGGTGAAATGAATGCTACCCAGCTGTGGGACACAACGATGGATCCAGAGGCTCGTATGATGCTACAAGTAACGATTGAAGATGCGATGCTCGCTGATAGTATCTTTGATACGCTGATGGGAGATAACGTTGAACCAAGACGTGACTTTATCCATGAGCATGCGAAGAACGTCAGATATCTTGATGTGTAA
- a CDS encoding extracellular matrix/biofilm biosynthesis regulator RemA family protein, with product MYIHLGGEKIIRSSELIAIFDISIEKSSKVSKQFVIHSEQDKKLERIGEEEAKSIVVTKNIVYYSPISSSTLKKRAKILLEI from the coding sequence ATGTATATTCATTTGGGCGGGGAGAAGATTATTCGCTCTTCGGAGTTAATTGCAATATTTGATATTTCGATTGAGAAATCTTCCAAGGTATCTAAGCAATTCGTCATTCACTCCGAGCAGGACAAGAAGCTTGAGCGGATTGGTGAAGAGGAAGCAAAATCCATTGTCGTAACTAAAAATATCGTGTATTACTCCCCCATTTCCTCCTCCACTCTCAAAAAAAGAGCCAAAATTTTGCTCGAAATATAA
- the dnaN gene encoding DNA polymerase III subunit beta, whose protein sequence is MKISILKNELNESIQHVSKAISSRTTIPILTGIKLEVSHQGVTLTASDTDISIQSFIPAENDSHTIVKIDQPGSVVLPAKFFVEIIKKLPSKEIHMEVKEGYQTYISSGSTEIQIVGLDPEEFPVLPSIEENDTISIPGDLLKNMIKQTAFSISTQETTPILTGILWNLADNEFKFTATDRHRLATRAAKLEGTENVQFANIVIAGKTLNELSKIIPDQNMLVDIVVADNQVLFKIDKVLFYSRILDGIYPDTSRIIPTTYKTELTLDTKKLSESIDRAYLLSREEKTNIVRMQTLDQGGIEISSSSSELGKVREELEVIDFKGEPLKISFNSKYMLDVLKVIESEQLVIAFTGMMSPIILKPLDQTNSLYIILPYRTTN, encoded by the coding sequence ATGAAAATAAGCATTCTTAAAAATGAACTCAACGAATCGATTCAACACGTATCCAAAGCTATCTCCAGTAGAACAACCATCCCTATTCTTACCGGTATTAAACTGGAAGTTAGCCATCAAGGCGTCACATTAACTGCAAGCGACACCGATATTTCCATTCAATCGTTTATTCCAGCAGAGAATGACAGCCATACGATCGTGAAGATAGATCAACCAGGAAGTGTTGTTCTTCCCGCTAAATTTTTCGTCGAGATCATTAAGAAGCTGCCCTCCAAAGAGATTCACATGGAAGTTAAAGAAGGATACCAAACGTATATTTCTTCTGGATCCACTGAGATTCAGATCGTAGGTTTAGACCCTGAAGAATTCCCAGTGCTACCGAGTATTGAGGAGAACGATACAATCTCCATACCAGGTGATTTGCTGAAAAATATGATTAAACAAACCGCTTTTTCTATTTCTACCCAAGAGACAACTCCGATTTTAACAGGTATACTGTGGAATCTGGCCGACAACGAGTTTAAGTTTACAGCGACAGACCGTCACCGCTTAGCTACAAGAGCAGCCAAGCTAGAAGGTACGGAGAATGTCCAATTTGCTAATATCGTTATCGCTGGTAAAACCCTTAATGAGCTGAGCAAAATTATTCCTGACCAAAATATGCTCGTTGATATTGTGGTTGCAGATAATCAAGTTCTCTTTAAAATCGACAAAGTGCTGTTCTATTCTCGAATCCTTGATGGAATTTATCCGGATACTTCTAGAATTATTCCAACAACCTACAAAACAGAACTAACTTTGGACACAAAAAAATTAAGTGAGTCGATTGATCGCGCTTATTTGCTGTCCCGGGAAGAAAAAACAAATATTGTTCGTATGCAAACTCTTGACCAAGGCGGCATTGAGATTTCTTCAAGCTCTTCCGAGCTTGGTAAAGTTCGTGAGGAACTGGAAGTCATTGATTTCAAAGGTGAACCACTCAAAATATCTTTCAACTCCAAATATATGCTCGATGTATTAAAAGTTATAGAGAGTGAGCAGCTCGTAATAGCATTTACAGGGATGATGAGTCCGATCATTCTAAAACCACTTGATCAAACGAATAGCTTGTACATCATTTTGCCTTACCGTACGACAAATTAA
- the recF gene encoding DNA replication/repair protein RecF has product MFVKNIGLQHYRNYGLLRLESLGDVNLILGQNAQGKTNLMEALFVLAMTKSHRTSKDRELISFDAPGDAAQIIAEVERKYGDLKLELTLSAKGKKAKINGLEQRRLSEFVGSLNVVMFAPEDLEIVKGTPGIRRRFLDMEIGQVQPSYLFHLQQYQKILLQRGNLLKQLWGKEAAGKELLEIWDAQLVEHGVKIVKKRKQFIKKLQIWAESIHRGITNGGEELKLLYVPSFGDRDEEDEAVLLDNFMLKLSQTREQEIRRGMTLTGPHRDDLSFFINGREAQVYGSQGQQRTTALSLKLAEIELIHEEIGEYPVLLLDDVLSELDPYRQTQLIETFQSKVQTFITATGIEGLNADKLKGASLYHVHDGKVEL; this is encoded by the coding sequence GTGTTTGTTAAAAATATCGGTCTGCAGCATTATCGGAATTACGGGCTGCTGCGTCTGGAGAGCCTGGGCGATGTGAATCTGATTCTGGGTCAGAACGCCCAAGGCAAAACAAACCTCATGGAGGCATTGTTCGTCCTGGCGATGACCAAAAGCCACCGCACCTCGAAGGATCGCGAACTTATCTCATTCGATGCCCCTGGAGACGCTGCTCAGATCATTGCTGAGGTAGAACGTAAGTACGGCGATCTCAAGCTAGAGCTCACCCTATCTGCCAAAGGTAAAAAAGCTAAGATTAATGGTTTAGAACAGCGACGTCTTAGTGAGTTTGTGGGCTCACTCAATGTGGTCATGTTTGCACCGGAAGATTTAGAAATAGTAAAAGGCACACCTGGCATCAGACGGCGATTTCTCGATATGGAGATTGGCCAAGTCCAGCCTAGCTATCTATTTCACCTCCAGCAGTATCAAAAAATCCTCTTACAAAGGGGTAATTTGCTGAAGCAGTTATGGGGGAAAGAAGCAGCGGGAAAAGAGCTTCTGGAAATCTGGGATGCTCAACTTGTGGAGCACGGTGTTAAAATCGTAAAAAAAAGGAAACAATTCATAAAGAAGCTGCAAATATGGGCTGAAAGCATTCACCGGGGGATTACGAACGGCGGAGAAGAACTGAAATTGCTCTATGTTCCCTCTTTCGGCGATCGCGATGAGGAAGATGAAGCTGTCTTATTAGACAATTTTATGTTAAAGTTATCACAAACGAGAGAACAAGAAATCAGGCGCGGCATGACGCTGACGGGTCCCCATCGGGATGACCTGTCCTTTTTTATCAACGGAAGGGAAGCTCAGGTCTACGGTTCTCAGGGACAGCAGCGTACTACGGCTTTATCGCTCAAGCTGGCGGAAATCGAGCTGATCCATGAAGAAATCGGAGAATATCCTGTGCTGCTTCTTGATGATGTTTTATCCGAGCTTGATCCTTACCGCCAGACCCAGCTTATTGAAACCTTTCAAAGCAAGGTACAGACATTCATTACCGCTACCGGGATTGAGGGTCTGAATGCCGATAAATTAAAGGGCGCCAGCCTATATCATGTTCATGATGGAAAAGTGGAGTTATAA